The region CGCCCAGGCCGGCAGGTTTTACGGACTGTTTGGTTTTTTTGTTCGTGGCTGTCGGCATCGCGCGCCTGTCGAAGACCATCTCCTCGCCGGGTTCCGGCCCGCTTTTGCGGTTTACCTGGCTGAAGAACGCGGCGAAACTGTAATAATCCTGCTGGCTCCACTTCTCGTAGGGATGGTGATGGCACTGGGCGCACTGCAGCCTCATGCCGAGGAAAAGTTGCGCCGTGTCTTCCAGCTCCGCCTGTGGTTCGCGTACCTGATGATACCAGGCGACGGCCGGGTTTTCCTCAACGTCGCCCGACGCTGTCAATAGCTCGCGCACGAACCGGTCGTAGGGCTTGTTTTCCAGCAGGCTGTCGCGGACCCAGGTATGAAACGCGAACGTGCTGCGGATCTGTTTCTGTTCGGTTCGTTTGTTGCGAAGGAGCGCGCTCCACTTGTTTGCGAAATAATCGGCGTAATCGGCGCTCGCGAGCAGCGTGTCGATCCATTTGTCACGTTTGCCGGGGTCCTTGTCCTGTTCAAACTGTTTCGCCTCGTCCGCGGTCGGCAATCGTCCCGCGATGTCAATGCTCGCCCGGCGAAAGAAGGTGGCGTCATCGCATATTTCCGACGGTGGCATGCCGACGGCCTTCAGTTTTTTGAAGACGAACTCGTCGATGACGCCCCTCGGCTTTGGCAGGTTTGCCACTGGCGCTCCGAGCGGCACGGTGGCGCGGAACACCGCCACCTTCGCCTGATAACGCACCATCACGGCGACGTCGCCCGGTTGCTCGAACAGTTTGACGAAACCCGTATCATCAGCCCTGGCCATTTCCTTGTCGTTCGGTTCGTAGAGCGCGCTGCGGGTGACGTCTTCGCTCGAACCGTCCGAATAGCGGGCGATCACCGACAGTTGCTGCTCGCCGTCCAACGGCATCGTGCGCTCCTTTGGGAAAACCTCGATGCCCGTGACAACCGGATCGTTCGTCCTCCCGTAGGGCATTCCTTCGGAGATCCAACGCACAAGCAACTTGTAATCGTCTGAATCCTTGTCGAGCCGTTTGCCGCCGCCATGGGGCAGAGTGGCCGTTGCCTTGAGCAGCAGCAGACTGTTCTCCGGAGAAGCAGGGAAGAGTCGGCGTCCGCGCGCTTCCTTGACCAGATGCTCGTAATCTTCCGTCGGCTCGAAGCCGAGCAGCGAGAGGCGAAACCCATTCTGACCGCTCGATTTGCCGTGACAGCCGCCGGCGTTGCAACCGGCCTTGGTGAAAACGGGCACGACCTGATTCGCAAAATTGACGGGCGTGACCTCGTTGAAATGTTCGACGATGACGGGAAGGGAAGTGCTCAAACCCTCCGCTCCCTTCGCGGTGATGGTCGCCGGGCCGTCGCCCAGCGGCGTGACGCGACCGCTCTTGTCAATGGTGACGACGTTGGCGGGAGACGCGGA is a window of Candidatus Angelobacter sp. DNA encoding:
- a CDS encoding DUF1549 and DUF1553 domain-containing protein; protein product: MLSRATNQSVMPELIAIGWLFGVFSTAALISKEPPDRLASLEFQLPSPGGKGLDPALRLRGKDARQQLLVTAKLDNGELRDFTRQVSYSASPANVVTIDKSGRVTPLGDGPATITAKGAEGLSTSLPVIVEHFNEVTPVNFANQVVPVFTKAGCNAGGCHGKSSGQNGFRLSLLGFEPTEDYEHLVKEARGRRLFPASPENSLLLLKATATLPHGGGKRLDKDSDDYKLLVRWISEGMPYGRTNDPVVTGIEVFPKERTMPLDGEQQLSVIARYSDGSSEDVTRSALYEPNDKEMARADDTGFVKLFEQPGDVAVMVRYQAKVAVFRATVPLGAPVANLPKPRGVIDEFVFKKLKAVGMPPSEICDDATFFRRASIDIAGRLPTADEAKQFEQDKDPGKRDKWIDTLLASADYADYFANKWSALLRNKRTEQKQIRSTFAFHTWVRDSLLENKPYDRFVRELLTASGDVEENPAVAWYHQVREPQAELEDTAQLFLGMRLQCAQCHHHPYEKWSQQDYYSFAAFFSQVNRKSGPEPGEEMVFDRRAMPTATNKKTKQSVKPAGLGAHPLGLSPDDDARQALADWLTARDNPYFARSLVNRYWKHFFNRGIVEPEDDMRETNPPTNPELLDALAKHFVDSGFDLKDLVRTICRSQVYQLSEIPNQYNKVDKQFFSRYYPKRLTAEVLYDAVNQVTRTEAKFDGLPAGTRAVCLPDNSFNASSYFLTVFGRPDSSSACECERSQDASLAQSLHLLNAKEMQEKLASDNGTAALLSRDNQRDDDAKIRDLYFAACSRGPTGSELSLAKGYIARRTTGKEEKEAKTGKRQAYEDIIWALINTKEFLFNH